The following coding sequences are from one Pigmentibacter sp. JX0631 window:
- the argH gene encoding argininosuccinate lyase translates to MNSNSKGSNIWGGRFTKSLDPLAVTFNASISFDYKLAYYDIWGSQIHAEMLGKQEIITKKEAEQLISGLEKIKNKVMHGEVIFSNDLEDIHMNIENLLLNEVGDVAKKLHTARSRNDQVALDLRLYLRAEIKEILLLLENSIRSLKFCQQKYVDILLPGYTHLQRAQPIKLENYFGAYISMFSRDLTRLEDCLNRLNFCPLGAGALAGTDLPIDRAYVAEKLQFKGTIENTIDAVSDRDFVMEFLSVSSIIMTHLSRFSEDIIIWASEEFSFVKLDDAFATGSSLMPNKKNPDIPELIRGKCGRVFGNLVGILSVMKALPLGYNKDLQEDKESLFDTVDTIKSCLQIFSPFLTSLSFQVENMQNATKNSFIWATKLLEELVKNKVPFRDAHECIGKIILYCIESNKNFSTLNKKECDLFSPYLYSSILKLSY, encoded by the coding sequence ATGAACAGTAATTCTAAAGGTAGTAATATTTGGGGAGGGAGATTTACAAAGTCTTTAGATCCTCTTGCTGTTACTTTCAATGCCTCAATTTCTTTTGATTATAAATTAGCATACTACGATATCTGGGGAAGCCAAATACATGCAGAAATGCTAGGAAAACAAGAAATTATAACTAAAAAAGAAGCAGAACAGTTAATATCAGGATTAGAAAAAATAAAAAATAAAGTAATGCATGGAGAAGTTATTTTTTCCAATGATCTAGAAGATATTCATATGAATATTGAAAATTTATTATTAAATGAAGTTGGAGATGTAGCTAAAAAATTACATACAGCGCGCAGTAGGAATGATCAAGTAGCTTTAGATTTAAGACTTTATTTAAGAGCTGAAATTAAAGAAATTCTGTTACTTTTAGAGAATTCAATTAGATCTTTAAAATTTTGCCAACAAAAGTATGTGGATATTCTTTTACCAGGATATACTCACTTACAAAGAGCACAACCCATTAAATTAGAAAATTATTTTGGTGCATATATATCCATGTTTAGCAGAGATCTAACAAGATTAGAAGATTGTTTAAATCGGTTAAATTTTTGTCCTCTGGGAGCAGGTGCATTAGCAGGAACAGATCTACCAATAGATAGAGCTTATGTAGCAGAAAAACTTCAATTTAAAGGTACTATTGAAAATACAATAGATGCTGTAAGTGATCGGGATTTTGTTATGGAATTTCTTTCGGTATCAAGTATTATTATGACGCATTTATCAAGGTTTTCTGAAGACATTATAATTTGGGCTAGTGAAGAATTTTCTTTTGTGAAGTTGGATGATGCTTTTGCAACAGGATCGTCACTCATGCCGAATAAAAAAAATCCTGACATCCCAGAATTAATAAGAGGAAAGTGTGGGCGAGTATTTGGTAATTTAGTAGGAATTCTTTCTGTAATGAAGGCTTTACCTCTTGGTTATAATAAAGATTTACAAGAAGATAAAGAATCTCTGTTTGATACAGTTGATACTATAAAATCTTGTTTGCAAATATTTTCACCATTTTTAACAAGCTTGTCATTTCAAGTGGAAAATATGCAAAATGCAACAAAAAACAGTTTTATTTGGGCGACTAAACTTTTAGAAGAACTGGTAAAAAATAAAGTTCCATTTAGAGATGCACATGAATGCATAGGAAAAATAATTTTATATTGTATAGAAAGTAACAAAAATTTTTCAACACTAAATAAAAAAGAATGTGATTTATTTTCTCCATATTTATATTCATCTATTTTAAAACTTTCTTACTAG
- a CDS encoding SDR family oxidoreductase: protein MKLKGKSILITGANRGIGRALVEQALEFGAQKIYATARNIDKLSHFNAKNIEKVELNINSKESIERLALKIKDVEILINNAGVLGFGSTLNAKIEDIEKDFQTNFFGTLNVIRAFAPSITQNKEGAIANVLSIVALASMESIAGYSASKAALWSLTQSLRAELKSTGTKVFAIFPGPIDTDMAKEFALDKTSTHEAAINILKGIENENEDIFPDNMSKTNGNIWLKNPKELEHLFSGV, encoded by the coding sequence ATGAAATTAAAAGGTAAATCAATTCTAATTACTGGAGCCAATAGAGGAATTGGAAGAGCATTAGTGGAACAAGCCTTAGAATTTGGGGCGCAAAAAATTTATGCAACCGCACGCAACATTGATAAATTAAGTCATTTTAATGCTAAAAACATTGAGAAAGTAGAATTAAATATCAATTCAAAAGAATCAATTGAGCGTTTAGCTTTGAAAATCAAAGATGTTGAAATATTAATTAATAATGCAGGTGTTCTGGGATTTGGCTCGACACTTAACGCAAAAATTGAAGACATTGAAAAAGATTTCCAAACAAATTTCTTTGGAACTTTAAATGTGATTCGTGCTTTTGCCCCAAGTATTACTCAAAATAAAGAAGGTGCAATTGCAAATGTTCTTTCTATTGTAGCATTAGCAAGTATGGAAAGTATAGCCGGTTACAGTGCCTCAAAGGCCGCATTGTGGTCATTAACTCAATCTTTGCGCGCCGAATTAAAATCTACTGGTACAAAAGTATTTGCCATTTTTCCTGGTCCTATAGATACGGACATGGCCAAAGAATTTGCGTTAGATAAAACATCTACGCATGAAGCTGCCATTAACATACTTAAAGGTATAGAAAATGAAAACGAAGATATATTTCCTGATAACATGTCGAAAACGAATGGCAATATTTGGTTAAAAAACCCTAAAGAATTAGAGCATTTATTTTCAGGAGTATGA